A region of the Thermodesulfobacteriota bacterium genome:
ATTTGAGATATTAGGGCTTTCTCGTTTCTAATGTCCACAAGTGTTTTCATCTGTAATTCGTCCTCGCCTCCTTGATGGATCCTCAGTATTTATGAACGAAATTAAAGGAGAAATTAAAGGGGACGCTACCCTTTAATTAAGAAGTTCATCGATTGGAGTGTATTCATAACCGAATGCCTCAGCTACGCCTTTGTAAGTCACCTTACCTTTAACTACGTTGGCACCACGTTTTATTTCCCTGTTGTCCTTCATAGCCTTTTTCCACCCCTTGTTAGCAATCTCAACGGCATAAGGCAAAGTGGCATTGGTCAAGGCAAGGGTTGAGGTTTTGGGCAAAGCACCGGGCATATTTGATACGCAATAATGCACAATTCCATCGATATTGTATATCGGATCGGCATGAGTAGTCGGCCTTGAAGTCTCAAAGCATCCACCTTGGTCTATAGACACATCTACTAACACAGTCCCTTTCTTCATCATTTTCATCATTTCTCGCGTTACGAGTTTCGGAGCTTTGGCTCCCGGAATAAGGACTGCTCCCACCATTACGTCAGCTATTGGGAGAAGCCTTCGAATAGTGGCTGGCTTAGACATCAAAAGGAAGCAATTCCTAGGCATGATGTCGCTCAGATACCGCAGGCGATCCAGGTTCTTGTCCAGGACATAAACTTTGGCTCCCAAACCGCATGCAGTTTTTGCAGCATTAGTTCCAACGACACCACCACCCAGAATTACTACGGTACCTGGATCAACGCCAGGCACGCCTCCCAAAAGTATACCGTGCCCTCCGTGTTCCATCTCCAAATACTTTGAGCCTTGTTGAATCGCCATCCTACCTGCTACCTCGCTCATTGGTGTTAATAGGGGCAAGGTACCATCTTCCTTCTGGATAGTTTCGTATGCAATATTTACAGATTTTCTTTTAATTAAGGTCTGTGTTAATTCTTCAGATACAGCCAGGTGAAGATAGGTGAAAATAATCTGGTCTTCTCTGATGAGTCCATATTCGGAAGGCTGAGGTTCCTTAACACGCATCACCATCTCGGAACGGCCATAAATTTCCTCCGGAACTGCAATGATCTCAGCTCCAAGCTCGACATAGCTGAAATCATCAAATCCGCTGCTGACACCGGCATTGCGTTCAACCAGTACCACGTGTCCATTCTGTACCATGAGTTCTACTCCACCCGGAGTCATCGAAACACG
Encoded here:
- the ald gene encoding alanine dehydrogenase, with the protein product MIVGILKEIKAEENRVSMTPGGVELMVQNGHVVLVERNAGVSSGFDDFSYVELGAEIIAVPEEIYGRSEMVMRVKEPQPSEYGLIREDQIIFTYLHLAVSEELTQTLIKRKSVNIAYETIQKEDGTLPLLTPMSEVAGRMAIQQGSKYLEMEHGGHGILLGGVPGVDPGTVVILGGGVVGTNAAKTACGLGAKVYVLDKNLDRLRYLSDIMPRNCFLLMSKPATIRRLLPIADVMVGAVLIPGAKAPKLVTREMMKMMKKGTVLVDVSIDQGGCFETSRPTTHADPIYNIDGIVHYCVSNMPGALPKTSTLALTNATLPYAVEIANKGWKKAMKDNREIKRGANVVKGKVTYKGVAEAFGYEYTPIDELLN